The following proteins come from a genomic window of Chiroxiphia lanceolata isolate bChiLan1 chromosome 16, bChiLan1.pri, whole genome shotgun sequence:
- the HAGH gene encoding hydroxyacylglutathione hydrolase, mitochondrial isoform X2 encodes MKVEILPALTDNYMYLLIDEETKEAAIVDPVNPQKVLDAVKKHGVRLTTVLTTHHHWDHAGGNEKLVKMESGLHVYGGDNRVGALTQKVSHLTALQVGSLNVKCLSTPCHTSGHICYYVTKPNSSEPPAVFTGDTLFVAGCGKFFEGTPEEMYKALIEILGSLDPRTRVYCGHEYTINNLKFARHVEPNNTNIQEKLAWAKAQYDSGEPTIPSTIAEEFTYNPFMRVREKTVQQHAGETDPVRTMGAIRKEKDNFRVPRD; translated from the exons ATGAAGGTGGAAATCCTGCCAGCCCTCACAGACAACTACATGTACCTCCTCATCGATGAGGAAACCAAGGAGGCTGCCATCGTGGACCCCGTGAACCCCCAGAAG gTTTTGGATGCAGTGAAGAAGCACGGCGTGAGGCTGACCACTGTCCTGACCACCCACCACCACTG GGACCATGCTGGAGGAAATGAGAAGCTTGTAAAGATGGAGTCGGGGCTGCACGTGTACGGGGGAGACAACAGAGTGGGAGCTCTGACCCAGAAGGTGTCCCACCTGACAGCACTCCAG GTGGGATCTCTTAATGTGAAATGCCTCAGTACGCCGTGTCACACTTCGGGACACATCTGTTATTATGTGACTAAGCCAAATAGCTCCGAGCCACCTGCAGTTTTTACAG GTGACACTCTGTTCGTGGCTGGCTGTGGGAAGTTCTTCGAGGGAACCCCGGAGGAGATGTACAAGGCACTGATCGAGATTCTGGGCAGCTTGGACCCCAGAACG aggGTTTACTGTGGTCACGAATACACGATCAACAACCTCAAGTTTGCTCGGCACGTTGAACCCAATAATACCAATATCCAGGAAAAGCTGGCGTGGGCCAAG GCACAGTACGACAGTGGAGAGCCCACCATCCCCTCCACCATCGCAGAGGAGTTCACCTACAACCCCTTCATGAGAGTGAG GGAGAAGACAGTCCAGCAGCACGCGGGGGAGACCGACCCCGTGCGCACCATGGGGGCCATCaggaaggagaaggacaactTCCGAGTGCCGCGGGACTGA
- the HAGH gene encoding hydroxyacylglutathione hydrolase, mitochondrial isoform X1 has protein sequence MLRGGWRGLGAALAAGAVLGAALRAGPAQLRAFFLHTEHERREPKTVPQADMKVEILPALTDNYMYLLIDEETKEAAIVDPVNPQKVLDAVKKHGVRLTTVLTTHHHWDHAGGNEKLVKMESGLHVYGGDNRVGALTQKVSHLTALQVGSLNVKCLSTPCHTSGHICYYVTKPNSSEPPAVFTGDTLFVAGCGKFFEGTPEEMYKALIEILGSLDPRTRVYCGHEYTINNLKFARHVEPNNTNIQEKLAWAKAQYDSGEPTIPSTIAEEFTYNPFMRVREKTVQQHAGETDPVRTMGAIRKEKDNFRVPRD, from the exons ATGCTCCGCGGGGGCTGGCGGGGGCTCGGAGCCGCCCTGGCAGCCGGGGCCGTCCTGGGGGCCGCGCTCCGAGCGG gtCCAGCCCAGCTGCGAGCTTTCTTCCTGCACACGGAGCACGAGCGGAGGGAGCCGAAGACGGTCCCACAGGCCGACATGAAGGTGGAAATCCTGCCAGCCCTCACAGACAACTACATGTACCTCCTCATCGATGAGGAAACCAAGGAGGCTGCCATCGTGGACCCCGTGAACCCCCAGAAG gTTTTGGATGCAGTGAAGAAGCACGGCGTGAGGCTGACCACTGTCCTGACCACCCACCACCACTG GGACCATGCTGGAGGAAATGAGAAGCTTGTAAAGATGGAGTCGGGGCTGCACGTGTACGGGGGAGACAACAGAGTGGGAGCTCTGACCCAGAAGGTGTCCCACCTGACAGCACTCCAG GTGGGATCTCTTAATGTGAAATGCCTCAGTACGCCGTGTCACACTTCGGGACACATCTGTTATTATGTGACTAAGCCAAATAGCTCCGAGCCACCTGCAGTTTTTACAG GTGACACTCTGTTCGTGGCTGGCTGTGGGAAGTTCTTCGAGGGAACCCCGGAGGAGATGTACAAGGCACTGATCGAGATTCTGGGCAGCTTGGACCCCAGAACG aggGTTTACTGTGGTCACGAATACACGATCAACAACCTCAAGTTTGCTCGGCACGTTGAACCCAATAATACCAATATCCAGGAAAAGCTGGCGTGGGCCAAG GCACAGTACGACAGTGGAGAGCCCACCATCCCCTCCACCATCGCAGAGGAGTTCACCTACAACCCCTTCATGAGAGTGAG GGAGAAGACAGTCCAGCAGCACGCGGGGGAGACCGACCCCGTGCGCACCATGGGGGCCATCaggaaggagaaggacaactTCCGAGTGCCGCGGGACTGA
- the FAHD1 gene encoding acylpyruvase FAHD1, mitochondrial produces the protein MASSRPLSRFWEWGRNIVCVGRNYAEHAKEMGSALPTEPLFFLKPSSAYVREGSPILRPYYCRNLHHEVELGVVIGKRAQAVSQEAAMEHVAGYALCLDMTARDTQEECKKKGLPWTLAKGFGSSCPVSDFVPKEKIPDPHKLQIWLKVNGKLRQEGDTSSMIFSVPYLVSYISQVFPLEEGDLILTGSPKGVGSVEANDEIEAGIKDVLSMRFKVAQQTRGS, from the coding sequence ATGGCCTCCTCCAGGCCCCTGTCCCGCTTCTGGGAGTGGGGCAGGAACATCGTGTGCGTGGGGCGCAACTACGCGGAGCACGCCAAGGAGATGGGCAGCGCCCTGCCCACGGagcccctcttcttcctcaagcCCTCCTCGGCCTACGTGCGCGAAGGGTCGCCCATCCTCCGGCCCTACTACTGCCGCAACCTGCACCACGAGGTGGAGCTGGGGGTGGTCATCGGCAAGAGGGCCCAGGCCGTGTCCCAGGAGGCTGCCATGGAGCACGTGGCGGGATATGCCCTGTGCCTGGACATGACGGCCAGGGACACGCAGGAGGAGTGCAAAAAGAAGGGGCTGCCCTGGACCTTGGCCAAGGGCTTCGGCTCCTCCTGCCCGGTCAGTGACTTTGTGCCCAAGGAGAAGATCCCAGACCCTCACAAGCTGCAGATCTGGCTCAAGGTGAACGGAAagctgaggcaggagggggaCACCTCCTCCATGATCTTCTCCGTCCCTTATCTCGTCAGCTACATCAGTCAAGTATTCCCCCTGGAAGAAGGGGACTTGATTCTGACGGGGTCTCCCAAAGGAGTTGGGTCCGTGGAGGCCAACGATGAGATAGAGGCTGGGATCAAGGATGTGCTCTCCATGCGGTTCAAGGTGGCCCAGCAAACGCGGGGATCCTAA